The sequence TACTCGTCACGCCGCCTCGGTCCGCGCCGTGTCTTCCCGGCATCATCCGCGAAGTGCTTCTGGAGGCCGGACATGTGGGGGCGCTGCCCATCGTGGAGCGGCCTGTCTCGTTCGCCCAGCTCGCGCAGGTGAGCGCCTGCGTCTTCACCAACTCCGCCCAGGTGGCCACCGGTGTACCGAGCCTCCTCGGCCGGCCGCTCCCCACCAGTCTGGCGCTGGCCCAGGGCATCCGGAGCCTCGTCGAGGCCGTCGCGGCGCGCGAGCGCTGAGGCCCACGCGGCGGGCGCGCCCTCAGGAGACGGAGAAGGACAACCCCTGAGACACTTCCTCGTCCGTCAGCACCCGCCACGCGCCCTCGGGCACGTCCAGCGTCACGCCACCCACGGCCTCGCGGTGCAGGGTCCGCACCGGATGTCCCACCGCCGCCAGCATCCGCTTCACCTGGTGGTTGCGGCCTTCCGTCAGGGTGAGCTCCACCACGTCCGGCGCGCGCAGCCGGGCACCCGCGGGCCGCGTCGGGCCGTCCTCCAGCATCAGGCCCTCGCGCAGCCGGCGGAGCGCATCCTCCGGTGGCGGCCCTACCACGCCCGCCACGTAGCGCTTGGGCAGGTGCCGCTCGGGTGACGTCCCGTGTTGGACCAGACGCTCGTCGTTGGTGAAGAGCAGCAACCCCGTGGTGTCCCGGTCCAGACGGCCCACCGCGAGCCACTCATAGTCGCGCAGCGGCTGGGTGAGCCGCTCACGCAGACACTCGAACACGGTGCCCACGCCTTCCGCGTCCGAGCCGTGCACCACCAGCCCCGCTGGCTTGTGGAACATCAGCGCCAACACGGGCGCCTCCAGGTGCCGCACCCGCCCATCCACCCGCACTTCCATCCCCGGACGCACCGGCGCGAAGGGCTCCTGCTCCACCCGCCCATCGAGCGTCACCCGTCCCTCGCGGATGGCCGCTTCCGCCTGGGCGCGAGGCATCACGCCGGCCTTCCCCAGGGCCCTCGCCAACCAATCCGACCTTCCGGAGGCTTGCACGTCCTCCGGCCCCCTCCGCCGTGCCGCTTCCAGCCACCTCGGAGTCCGCTGCTTCCGCGCCATCTCCCCACGTCCTCTCTCATTCCACGCACCTTCGCCCGCGCCCTCCACCGCCCACCCTGCCGCGTACCAGGCTCCGTCCAGGCCAGCCATGCAGCATGTCTACCTTCTGAGGCGAAGACACGCGGGGATGATGACCTGTGAAGTCCTCGCGACAGTTTCCCCCTCGCAAACCTGAAGGAGTCAGCATGGGAAGCGTCATTGACGGCAGCATCCAAGGCAGCAGGTACGGGCAGCGCTCGGAAGAGGGCTCCCGCATCGCCCGTGGCGAGCCCGGTACATCCGGAATCGGGCAGGCCGGCAAGGAGCAGGCGAAGCAATTGAGCAGCGCCGCGAAGGAGCGCATCTACCACCAGGTGGAGAGCCGCCGGGGTGACGTGGCCAAGGGAATGCGGGGGCTCGTCTCCACACTGGAGAGCATCTCGGACAGGGACGAGGCGAAAGTGGCACGGCCGCTGCTCGGCAGCGCGGCGGGACTGCTTCGCCGCACGTCCGACCGGCTGGAGAACGAAACCACCGAGGAGCTGCTCGCGGATGCCCAGACACAGGTCCGCGAGCGGCCCGGACTCTTCATCGCGGGGTGCGTGGCCGCGGGCTTCGTACTCGGCCGGCTCATCAAGTCCTGAGGGGAGCGCCCAGAATGGAACCCACGATTCCCCATCGGGACGGAGACGGCTTCGGAGCGCTCTTCTCCGAATTCACCGAACAGGCACGCCGCCTGGTCCGCGCCGAGGTGTCCCTGGCGCGCGCCGAGCTGCGAACGGAGGCAAGGAAGGCATCTGCCGGAGCGGGCCTGCTGGCAGGCGGCAGCGTGGTGCTGCACCTGGGGGCCATCACCTTTGTCGCCTTCCTGGTGGCGGTGCTGGCGGAGGCCCTGCCTCTCTGGGCCGCCGCCCTCATCGTCGCGGCGGTGCTGCTCGCGGTGGGCGGCGCCATGGCCTGGAGCGGGCGCCAGCGGATGAAGCGGGTCCACGGACCTGAACGAACGATTCAAACCCTCAAGGAGGATGGGCGATGGACGAGCAGGACCGCGCACTCCATGAAATCGCAGATGCACGGGCACGCATGAGCGAACTCGCGGACGAAATGGCCCGGAAGGCGGAACCCGACCGGCTGAAGGAACGTGCCCGTGAGGTCGCCACACACAAGGCCACCGAGCTCAAGCAGCACGCGAAGGAGGCCGCCGTGGAGAAAGCCACGGAACTCAAGACGCAGGCCAGGGAGACACTGATGCACAAGAGCATGGAATTGAAGGAACGGGCCGACTCGCCCAAGGGCTGGAGCCTGCTCGGCGCCCTCATGGGAGCGGGCGTTGGCTCGGCCCTGATGCGCAAGGCCTTCACCACACGCGCGGCGCGGAAGGACAGCGAGTTCGCATGGGAGAGAGACGAACGGTGGCGCTACGACGGCCTGCGCGCCGGCCGAGCCGACCTGCGCTCCACCGGGGAAGAGGCCATGGGCGCCGGGGCTGGCGGCGATGGCCCTCGCACCGACATGAAGGCCCGCGCCAGCGACAAGGCGCATGAGGTGAAGGACCAGGCGCTCGACCGGGCCAGTGCGATTCGGGAGCGGACCGCGGGCGTCGTGCACAAGGCCCGGGAGCGGGCATCCCACGCGCGCGAGCGGGTGCCCTCGCGCGAAGCCGTCCAGCATCAGGCCGCGGACTGGCTCAACCGCACGGTGGATGAGCAACCCCTGCTCCTGGCCGTGGGAGGCGTCACGCTGGGCATGCTGGCGTCCAGCCTGCTGCCTGTGACTGGCAAGGAGCGCAAGCTCATCGAGCCCGCGAAGCGCCGCGCGACGGAAGGTGTCTCCCAGCTCGGTGGGCAACTCCAGGAAAAGCTCCAGGAAGAGGAACAGCAAGCGCCTGGCGGCCCCGGGAGCTCGAATCAGACGGCGTCCGACACCTCCAGCGTCAGCGCGAGCAACATCGAAACGACCCGCGTGGAGGATTCAGGAAAAACGCTCTGATGGGCGGAACGCCCAGGAGGAGGCGGACCTGAACCCGCGACGTCGAAGGTGCGAGGCGCCGGGCCCAGGCAGGCGGGCTGCGCCCCTGGAACCAGGGCTGTGCCCCACTGTCGTTTGACTCAGCCTGGAGCCTCTGCCATGTGCGCCGCCGTGGCCGTCCCTCCTGAACTCCGCACCGCCGTCAGTCATCCCCCGCCGCCGGGCCCCGCCGTCGCCTTCACCATCCGGCTGGGCGAGGCGCTGCACCGCTACGGCACGCCCGCGCATCGCCTGGAGCTGCTGATGCAGCGGGTGTCGGAGCGCTTCGGACTGGAGGGGCGCTTCTTCTCCACCCCCACGTCCATCTTCTCGTCCTTCGGACCGCCGGAGGCCCTGCGCACCTCGCTCATCCGCGTGGAGCCGGGGGACATGGACCTGGAACGGCTGTCGCTGCTGGACACGCTGGCGGACGACGTCATCCACGGTCAGGTGCCCCCGACGGAAGGGGCCCAGCGCGTGGACGCCATCCTCGCGCAGCCCGAGCGCTTCGGCCCCGCGCTCCAGCTCCTGTGCTGGACGCTCGCGGGCGGCGCCGCGGGGCGGTTGTTCGGCGGAGGCCTCAAGGAGATGGCGGTGGCCGCGTTCAGCAGCCTGCTCATCGGCACCCTGGGCGTGCTCACCCGGAAGCAGCCCTCCACGGCCCGGGTGTTGGAGCCGGTGGCCGCCATCCTGTCCTCCGCCGTCGCCGCGCTGGCCGCGAGCCTGATGGGGCCGCTGTCCGCGCAGGTGGCCACGCTGGCGGGCCTCATCGTCCTGCTCCCCGGCCTGTCCCTGACGGTGGCCATCAACGAGCTGGCCACCCGCAACCTCATCTCCGGCACCTCGCGGCTCACGGCGGCGGCGCTCGTCTTCCTCCAGTTGGGCTTCGGCGTGGCCCTGGGCAGCCGGCTGTCGGTGGTGCTGCCCGAGCCGCCCGTGGCGCCGCTGCCGCCCGCGCTGCCGGACTGGACGCAGCTGCCCATGCTGCTGGTGGCCATCTTCGCGGTGTGCGTGCTCTTCCGCGCGCGCCCCAGGGATTGGGGCTGGATTGCCGGAGCCTGCACCTTCGCCTTCGCGGGGGCCCGTCTGGGCTCGCTGCTGCTGGGGGCGCAGCTGGGCGCCTTCGTGGGCGCGCTGCTGCTGGCCATGGGCAGCAACGCGCTGGCCCGGCTGCGCAACAAGCCCTCCATCACCACGCTGGTGCCCGGACTCATGCTGCTGGTGCCCGGCAGCGTGGGCTTCCGCAGCCTGTCCTCCCTGCTGGAGCGGGACGTGGTGGCCGGCGTGGACACGGCCTTCTCCATGCTGATGGTGGCCGTGGCGTTGGTGGCCGGACTGCTGTCCGCCAACGCCCTGGTCCCCACGCGCAAGGTGCTCTGACTCAGCCCAGGCGGGTGACATACACCGCCACCAGCGTCAGCAGGAAGTAGTGCACCAGTCCGCCCGCGCCGGCGTAGTCCTTCGCCATCCGCTGGCCGAAGAAGAGCGCCACCAGCGACACCGCGGAGAGCAGCGCGCCCCAGAAGGCCAGCGTCGCGCTGCCCGTGGCCACCAGCGACACCAGCCCCGCGGCGCTGAGCGCCCCCGCCGCCAGCTCCAGCACGGTGACGGTGGCCAGCATCAGCGGCACCACGCCGCGCAGCGGGCTCTTGGCAAAGTGGCCCGTGAGCCAGCCCAGGTTGCCCTTCCAGTCGATGACCTTGTCGAGGCCAGACTGGAGGAAGAGGATGGCCAGGAAGACGGCGCAGAGCGCCTGGAGCAGCCAGACAGTGAATTGGGTGGATTCGAAGGGCGGCATGGCGCGGCCACTCTAGCCGCCTTGGGGCCGGGCCCAAGCCTTCTTGGCAGGGCAGCAGGCGGGCAGGCCCAAGCGCCACCCGTCCCTACCCTTCTGTGATGGCCGCCCTACCTTGACGGGTATGGCAACCGAGCAGACCGCCCGGCGGGTGTTCACTGGCCTCATCATTCTTTCCATCATCCTGCTGGCCCTGGTTGTCCGCCCGTTCGCCAAGGCCTTCTTCCTGGCGGCGGTGCTCGCGGGAACCTTCTACGGCCTCTACTCGCGGCTGAGCCGGAAGCTCCGCGGACACCACAACCTGGCGGCGGGGGCCATCGTCTCGGGAGTCATCCTGGCCCTGCTCCTCCCCCTGGGAGGTCTCACGGCCTTCGTCGTCACCGAGGTGTCGGACGGCGTGAAGTTCGTCTCCGACACGGTGCAGCGGGAAGGGATGGAAGGACTGATTGGCAAGATTCCCAGCCCCGTGCGAGGCCCGGTCGAGAGGCTGCTGGAGCGCATCCCCCTGGAGCAAGCCCAGCTCGACGAGACGCTCCAGCAGCAGGTGAGCACCCAGGGCGGCACAGCGGCGCGGGCCGTCACCGGGGCGGTGGCCGCGACGGGCTCCATCGCGTTCCAGACGGTGATGATGCTCATCGCCCTCTTCTTCCTGCTGACGGAGGGCGCGCGGCTGGTGAGATGGGTGGAGAGCGTCTCGCCACTTCGGCGCGGCCAGACGGGGGAAATCCTGCGGGAGTTCCGCAGTGTCTCCATAGCGGTGCTCGTCTCGTCGGTGGCCACTGCGGGCGTGCAGGCGGCGGCGGCGCTCGTCGGTTTCCTCATCGCCCGCGTCCCCGCGGCGCTCTTCTTCGCGGGCGTGGCGTTCTTCATGGCGCTCATTCCCGCCGTGGGCGCCGCCATCGTGGTGCTGGTCGCCGCGGCGCTGATGTTCTTCAGCGGCCACCCGTGGGCGGCGCTGTTCCTCGCCATCTGGGGCACGGTGGTGGTGGGGCTGGTGGACAACATCGTGAAGCCGCTGCTGGCCAGGCGCGGCATGCACCAGCACGCCGCCATCGTCTTCTTCGCGCTGCTCGGAGGCCTGGCCGCGTTTGGCACGGTGGGCCTGCTGTTGGGGCCCCTCATCGTGGCCTTCTTCCTGGCCCTGCTGCGCATCTACGAGCGCGACTACGGCCGGCCCACGCCGCGCCCCGGAGACCCGGCCACGCCCGGAGGTCCGAGCGGCGACGAAAGCCTCATCATCCGCCCGTCCGTGCTGTCGGCGGAGACGCGCGAGCGCGTGCCCCTGTCGCCCACGCCGCCGGAGAACCACTGAGGCTCCGCTGAAACAGCACGGCCCGCTTCCCGCGCGAACGGGAAGCAGGGCCGCGACACTTCATGCGGGGAGGCTCAGAACGCCAGGCCGTTGACGCGACGACCCGGCGAGGACTGCAGGCTGGACAGACTGGTGTGCAGCACGAAGGTCGCCGTGGCGCCCAGGTCCGGGCTGCGGTTGGCGGACACGCCATCCGTGCCACTCACACCGGAGGACAGCACCGCGGACTCCACCACCGTGCCGGTGGCCGTCTTCACGGTGACGGTGTCACCGCTGTTGGACAGGCCCAGGGTGCCCGTGGAGGCGGACACCGCGTTGGGCGTGCCGGCCGGGATGCCCGCCGCGCCGCCGAACACCACGATGACTCCGCCCGCCGCCAGCGAGGTGCCACTGGGGAAGGTGTGGCGCAGGCTGGCCGCGTCGGACACCGTCCACCCGCTCAGGTCCACCACCCCGGTGCCCGTGTTCACCAGCTCCACGAACTCGCCCACGACGTTCGAGCCCGGCTCGTTGACCATCACCTCGTTGATGATGACCTTGCCCGTGCCCCCCGTCGGCGCCGTGGTGATGGTGAAGGCCGCGTTGCTGAGGTCGCTGACGCTCGCGTTGGACGCGTCGCTGATGCGGACCCGCGCGGTGGTGGTGGCGCTGGACGGCACCGTCCACGCGTAGCTGCCCGCGGAGGCGGCCGTGCTGGCGGCCAGGGTGCTCCAGGTGCTGCCATTGAGCGTGTACTCCAGCTTCACGTTCGTGACGCTGGTCGACGTCCAGGTGATGTCGCGCACGCTCCCGCCCGCCCAGCTCTCACCGCCGTTGGGCGACGTCACCGTGACGGAGGCATTGTCGCCGGGCGAGCTGTCACCCGGGATGATGAAGTCCTTGATGACGGCCATGTGCTGCATGCCAGAGGCCCCGCTGTCACCGGACAGCGCGGGCGCGATGTCGCTCAGCGGCGAGTAGACGCGCGTATCCACCACCAGGCCGTTGGTGAAGGTGCTGCCACCGATGACGACGGGCGTCTGGTACGCGAACAGGTCGCTGTCCACCAGCACGTGGTCATACGGGGCGTTGCGGCTCGCGTTGGTGTTGGTGTTGCCATTCTTGTCCGCCGGGTGCGGGCCCGCCGTGCGCACCACCTGGGACAGCGTGCTGAAAGCGGACTCGTTGCGGCTGC is a genomic window of Myxococcus virescens containing:
- a CDS encoding lamin tail domain-containing protein, which gives rise to MRDDATPSSHVQSNWRRHAAALLLAVLAACGGEDSALEPVGLDGAEVGQRQDALGEVRLRLLAANTSSGNGQDYDPGHGIRIFQGTDADVVMIQEFNYKSNSAADIRGFVDTTFGTQFHYYREGGAQIPNGIISRYPIIASGEWDDPYVSNRDFAWARIDVPGPKDLWAVSVHFLTTGSSNRNSEASSLVSRIKANIPAGDYLVIGGDLNTGSRNESAFSTLSQVVRTAGPHPADKNGNTNTNASRNAPYDHVLVDSDLFAYQTPVVIGGSTFTNGLVVDTRVYSPLSDIAPALSGDSGASGMQHMAVIKDFIIPGDSSPGDNASVTVTSPNGGESWAGGSVRDITWTSTSVTNVKLEYTLNGSTWSTLAASTAASAGSYAWTVPSSATTTARVRISDASNASVSDLSNAAFTITTAPTGGTGKVIINEVMVNEPGSNVVGEFVELVNTGTGVVDLSGWTVSDAASLRHTFPSGTSLAAGGVIVVFGGAAGIPAGTPNAVSASTGTLGLSNSGDTVTVKTATGTVVESAVLSSGVSGTDGVSANRSPDLGATATFVLHTSLSSLQSSPGRRVNGLAF
- a CDS encoding pseudouridine synthase gives rise to the protein MARKQRTPRWLEAARRRGPEDVQASGRSDWLARALGKAGVMPRAQAEAAIREGRVTLDGRVEQEPFAPVRPGMEVRVDGRVRHLEAPVLALMFHKPAGLVVHGSDAEGVGTVFECLRERLTQPLRDYEWLAVGRLDRDTTGLLLFTNDERLVQHGTSPERHLPKRYVAGVVGPPPEDALRRLREGLMLEDGPTRPAGARLRAPDVVELTLTEGRNHQVKRMLAAVGHPVRTLHREAVGGVTLDVPEGAWRVLTDEEVSQGLSFSVS
- a CDS encoding threonine/serine ThrE exporter family protein, whose amino-acid sequence is MCAAVAVPPELRTAVSHPPPPGPAVAFTIRLGEALHRYGTPAHRLELLMQRVSERFGLEGRFFSTPTSIFSSFGPPEALRTSLIRVEPGDMDLERLSLLDTLADDVIHGQVPPTEGAQRVDAILAQPERFGPALQLLCWTLAGGAAGRLFGGGLKEMAVAAFSSLLIGTLGVLTRKQPSTARVLEPVAAILSSAVAALAASLMGPLSAQVATLAGLIVLLPGLSLTVAINELATRNLISGTSRLTAAALVFLQLGFGVALGSRLSVVLPEPPVAPLPPALPDWTQLPMLLVAIFAVCVLFRARPRDWGWIAGACTFAFAGARLGSLLLGAQLGAFVGALLLAMGSNALARLRNKPSITTLVPGLMLLVPGSVGFRSLSSLLERDVVAGVDTAFSMLMVAVALVAGLLSANALVPTRKVL
- a CDS encoding DoxX family protein, which translates into the protein MPPFESTQFTVWLLQALCAVFLAILFLQSGLDKVIDWKGNLGWLTGHFAKSPLRGVVPLMLATVTVLELAAGALSAAGLVSLVATGSATLAFWGALLSAVSLVALFFGQRMAKDYAGAGGLVHYFLLTLVAVYVTRLG
- a CDS encoding phage holin family protein: MEPTIPHRDGDGFGALFSEFTEQARRLVRAEVSLARAELRTEARKASAGAGLLAGGSVVLHLGAITFVAFLVAVLAEALPLWAAALIVAAVLLAVGGAMAWSGRQRMKRVHGPERTIQTLKEDGRWTSRTAHSMKSQMHGHA
- a CDS encoding AI-2E family transporter, coding for MATEQTARRVFTGLIILSIILLALVVRPFAKAFFLAAVLAGTFYGLYSRLSRKLRGHHNLAAGAIVSGVILALLLPLGGLTAFVVTEVSDGVKFVSDTVQREGMEGLIGKIPSPVRGPVERLLERIPLEQAQLDETLQQQVSTQGGTAARAVTGAVAATGSIAFQTVMMLIALFFLLTEGARLVRWVESVSPLRRGQTGEILREFRSVSIAVLVSSVATAGVQAAAALVGFLIARVPAALFFAGVAFFMALIPAVGAAIVVLVAAALMFFSGHPWAALFLAIWGTVVVGLVDNIVKPLLARRGMHQHAAIVFFALLGGLAAFGTVGLLLGPLIVAFFLALLRIYERDYGRPTPRPGDPATPGGPSGDESLIIRPSVLSAETRERVPLSPTPPENH